The genomic window AACGGAGGCTTCTCGATACCCCTTTTGCcctgcaaatattttcgctTGAAGCACCAGTGTCGCGGCACTTGCACTGTGTTCCTATAGGCTTTTAGTTGAACCAATAGTTTGGGATCTCTGGCTGTGACATCGTGCATCTCCACTACGTCAGGTCGAGAGACTAGCTGTTTCAGTTCTGCCACACTCAGGCGGGTCAGTTTCTTGAGTTTTCGCTTGGACAGCTTCTCTTTATCTTCCTTTCGctcgtcgtcatcatcgccGTCATCGTCTTCATCCTCGAGTAGTTTGTCGGTAGCCTTTTTGTCCTTGGTGTGGGACTCAGAATCAAGCGAGGATTTGTCCTTCTCCACAGGCTTTGGTTTGTTCTCCAGTTTGAAGATTTCGAACACACGATAAAACTGGCGGTACATTGGCGCCAAATCTGCAATGGTTATCTTTTCGGGCACATATCTGGGAGAgataaaatattattagttTGGTTTCTAGGGACGAGATGCTAGGACTTACTCAATGGTCACATCTTCATCATTGGCTTCGCCAGCCTTCTTGTCCGTATCTTTGTCATCACCCCGATCCTTCCTGCGTTTGCTGCGACTATCTTTGCGTTTGtccttcttttccttttcagcAACCTGTTCGTCTTCGCTGCCCGGCGCTTTGGCCTCCGAGTCCTTGGCCTCCGGTTCGTGCTCATCCGCTTGGGccaactgctgctgccgttCGAACTCTATTTGGTGGCGTATCTTCTTGTTCTGCTTCTttcgcttcttcttctttttgttacGCTCCGCCTTGCTCTGCTTGCCGGGCTTTTGGCTGCCACTTCCGTTCACCTGGTTATCCCCATCCTCATCGCTGTCCTCGCCCACATCCGCTTCGTCGCCGTCCTGTGTAGCACCCCCGCTGCCACCCTGCGAATCGGCGTCCACCGTGAACTCGGCTGCCCTTTGATCCTTTAAAGCAAGAACATCCTCCAAGGCCTTGGGCAGGACCAGTTCTCCGGCAGCTTTATCGGCATCTACAGCATCTTCGGAGGCATCGCCGGCGCCATTTGCGGTCCCATTGCCGTTTTCGTTTCCATTGACCGCCGCACTttcgtgctgctgctgatcaaAGCGAATGGACATGAGCGGCGTGGGCTGGCCGGGCTGAAAAGATTGACGTTCAATAGATGCATCGGCTATTGGGCTCTGCAGCAAACTCACCTCGTTGTTTAACTGGTCcgccataaattaaattaatctATAAAAAACCCAAACCGAGCcgtaatttttttataaaccaCAATTCTAGTGATGGGCGACAAGATATTTTTGTACCACTCAGGCATATCGATTAATTTCGATAAGAAAATGCACGACGTAAAGACAAGCTGGCACCCCTATATGACAGGGTGATCTTGGTAAGAAAAGCGTGGTTTGTGCCGACAGCTGATTTAAGGaggtaaatattaaaatattaaataaattaaacgtTTTATAATGATAATTTGTCTATTTTAGTGCGATATAAAATTGGCAGCACCTGCTTAAATAAGAATAGCTTATTACTCCAGCTTCAAAGcatgtttaaatttaatttcgatgtGGAGGTGGAATCCTCTGAAGATCCAGAGGCCGTTAAAACTGATCTTTTCAGCAAGCAGGAGGATCCGGAGGAACGTGAATCGGAGAACACAAAAGATATCAAATGGTACCAATCGGAGAAGGTAAAGCCCCTGGATAACCTTATTTCCGCAATGGATTTCTATGAGCTAAATGCCAAGGAAATGGAGGTGGGAAAAGCGGCGTTAAAACATCTTGTGGCCGGGTTTCTGCTGGAGGATTTAAAGGAGCAATCCCAATTGGTAAACCTGGATCTCAGGAAGTCTGAGGAAAAGCATTCAGATCTTATTTCCGGTGTCTACGAGGGCGGTGCTAAAATATGGGAATGCACAGAGGATCTTCTGCTATATCTATCCGAAAAGTATGAGGACTCATTCTGGAAGGATAAAAGGGTCCTGGATTtgggatgtggatgcggattgCTGGGAGTGTATGCGATGAAACATGGCGCACAGGTGGATTTTCAGGACTACGTAAGCATACAATAAGTCttgaaaaaattttgtttgaatATGTCATATATTTTCAGAACAAAGATGTGTTGGAATATATTACATATCCAAATATCGTGCTAAATTTAGAGGATTCTTTATCTGAAGATGAAAAACTGAAGTTTTTAGACAAAAGTACAACCTTATATTCTGGAGATTGGACTAATTTCGCAGAATTATCAAGGAATGAAGAGAAATACGATCTAATACTTACCTCAGAGACCATATATAATATTGAAAATCAGCAAAAGCTCTTGGATACCTTTGCTGGTCGCTTGAAATCCGAAGGAGTCGTTTTGGTTGCTGCAAAATCGCACTATTTTGGAGTTGGTGGTGGCCTGGAACAGTTTTCAGAAAGAATTAGGCTGGGAAATGTTTTCCAAAGTGAAAGTGTTTGGCAGGCAgaagaaaacttaaaaagaGGCATCttacaattgaaatttaaataaaatgtattttgaaattaattataactgatttcttaAACTAGATTATAAATGATAACAATCTAAGTTCAAAGCAGAGCGGTAGCGTTAAAACAAGTTGGCAGCTCACTTTACGAGGGGCACCCTGTACGAAAGGGACGTTCGTCAGCtgtgttgttgtagttgtcgGTATTGCGGAGAAATTGTGAGTAAATTCGTTGTACTccaataaaacaattaaaatggaCCTACCCGGATTTGATGATTGCTTTTGAAATATTCCTCTAGTCGGTCAGTAGGGCGTGTACTAATCTTATCTAAACTGTTTCCGTACACGCTGCTCGGAACTCCCTAAAAACACGTTCGTCGCGCCTTCTGCTTGTCCAAATCGATGTTCTTGATGTCAGCCGGCTCCTCCGATTTTGTGTCTGCAGCCTGGAGATCCGAGGCTGAGGAGTCCAAAAGGGTTGAAAACGGGAGTCTCTGCTGCTGCGAGTACGTGGCGGAGGACAGTCGACAGCGATCCCACATTCTAGGATGCTGTTGTAACTGCGTGGACTTCGACTTAGTTTGCACAAGGTAGGAGGCTCCAAAGAAAAGCCGGCTATATCTACAATTAAACACCCCACAGACTTGTCACCTGCCGAGCCATTGAACGAAGAAACATCGACGGCATGCTCATCGCCTTCCAGGATAGACTGCGCCTGCCGTGGCGCGGAGGAGCCAAGCGAATCTCGCCCGCAGCCGTTGCTCCCGCATTCATTGTGCCCCTCATGCTGGGATTGGCCACTCTGAACTCAAAGACCGCCATTGTGCTGATGCTCACGCTGGTGGGCTTCACCATCTGGGGCATGGAACTGGCCAAGCGGACGGCCACGCGGACAAACTTCTTTTTGAGCTGGCTGGTCTTCTCCGTGTTCTACATGATCATCATATTTGAGTTTCAGGTCCCTCTGCTGGAGCTGGCTCCGGAGGAGAACTACGCGTTAATGTTCTTCTCCTGTGCCGCTTTGTACTGCCTCTACTCCACCAAGGCACTGTCGCCCTTGAATCTTGTTTCTGCTCAATACGGAACCACACCCAAGGATGAGCTGCCTGGCATTGCCGAGGCTTCAAGCGgcgaggagcaggcggaggCCCAGACCACACTTCAGATGGAGAGTGTGCTGAGTTTGGATGATGACGAGGTGGTCGATATGGACACTGCTGAGCGATCGGGCTTGATGCACGGTCAGCCGAATATCTGCGAGATCTGCCGGAAGGTGACTCCAAGGCGGGCATACCACTGTCCCGTCTGTGGAACCTGCGTAAAGAGGCGAGATCACCACAGCTACTGGCTAAACTGCTGCATTGGGGAGCGGAACTACGTGTGGTACATTGTTGGACTGGCTCTGTCGGAGATCGCCCTGCTGCTCGGCGCAAACTTGACCCTCACTTCGATTTGCCATCCGTTCATGGTGGTGCGACCGCTTGGATATCCAGTTCTCTTGCCCGACGACTGCAGTGAGGTGTTCGAGGGCTTCGAGTGAGTAGATACTTTCTTTGCAATTACACTCTTTTAAGCACACTCTGCGTCTAGCCTTGGAATCTCCTTTGTGGTGGCATGCTACGCTCTGCTCATTTCGGTCTACATAGCCTTTATACTCAGTAGACAGGCTTACTTGTGGTGGAAGGGATCCACCTTGCACGAATACAAACGCGCCTCCAACGCCGCAGGTCGCAACCGAATCTGGAGCAACTGGCGAGCCATATTGAAGTGACTACTCACAcaccaaaaagcaaaaagcacaAGCTTGTCGCCCAGATACTAAAGTATTTCAAATCTAAACGCTATTCTCGGTAGTCGTACTTAGTCGTAGCGCTTTAAGGtcttaattgcaatttaaaattattcaaaataaataaaattaagtaaCTAAAACACACAACGAACAGGCGTAATAATGGTTTATCTAGTAGCTACCATAAGCTGTCCTCTCTGGGCTTGTAGTCAGGTAACAGCTCCCAGATTTTCATGCGCCAACGCTGGCGTCGCTCCTCCGTCTCCTTCTCGATCTTTAGGATTTGCGGCAAGCGGCGCCAGCAGTCCAGGACCTTCCATTTCAGATGCCtattaaattggtttaattggaaattaataaTGCAGCGATTTATATTTTACAGGGACCTACCACTCATGGTGCGAGATGGCCTGCCGAGTCTTGGTGTCCTCAATCATTCGGCAGTGCGTGGAATACTTATGCCACCGCCCAAACCAGTGCTCCATGGAACGCAGGGCATGCCAATCGATCGCCACTAGCATCTTGCTTTTTTCATTCTGCACATACACCATCCATGCGTAAAGAGCACGACGCTTGAGGATGTTGTGCCAACAGGTCTCCGCTTTGATGATCTTCTCGCGCTGCCTGTATATCGTATAGCTGTGCCACGAACTAAAGGCGTTCTTTGCGATCAGCTGCCATGGGAATAGGGGAGGTTGTCAGTGATGAATAGCTACACCAACATGAAAGCATACCCGGCAACGGAATTCCTCGCTCTTAACCAGATTCTCGCGTTTCCGGTCCAGCAGTCGTTTGAAGGCCTCCATGCCCGTCCGTTTGAGAAGCTTGCGACTGAACTCCACGGCCTTCCGCTGGTTCTCGATAAAGCGCTGACGCTCGCGCTCCTTCAGCACCTTGGCCATTTTCTCCTGGCGTCGCTTCTCTTTAAGGACCTCCATTCTGAGGCGCTTGGCTTCCTCGTCCTCCTGGCGCTGTTTAGAAATGCAGGTGGGTTAATGCATCAAATAAATGTGTTAACTAACCTTTGCCTCCTCTAGAGCTTGCTTTGCCGCCTCCCTTTCGGCTTCTGCCTGAACCCTCCGCTGCCGAGCCTGCTCATGACGCATACTCCGTTCTGTGGCCCGCTCCTGCATGTGCTGCAGAAACCGTGGCTGAAGCAGAGCCTTGCCCTGCAGCCGGTCCATCTCCTCGTCATCCGCATCGCGCAGGTTGCCGATCAGCTGCAAGCACTTCGCCTTGGCTTTTGCTTTGGGATCGCCGCACCGGATGACTGTTTTGAGTTCCTGCTTGAGATCCTCGCGCGCCTCCTTGGCCTCGTCGCTGAGCTTCGTCAGCTTAAGCTGCATAATAAGTCGCTCTTGGCGCTCCAGCTTGATTCGCTGTAAGTCAATGATGTCCTGCTGCACTTTGAGtctggaaaaacaaaacccttttttaaaacatttgccatCTGTGTGTAGCAGTAACATACTTGTTCTTAAACTGCTTGGCCATCTTTACGGTATCCTCGCGCTTCTCCAGAGATTTCTGGGTAATCTTACTAGTCTCAGACACCGTCTCTGTGCGCTGGCGCCTTTTTTCCTGCCGCACTTTGTCCAGAAAGGCGTTGATCTTCTGCACCCGCGTGTCTCGCGCTTGACACGATTGTCCCTGCTCTCTCTCGATCTTCTCCATCGTTGTGAAGTGTATCCACTTGAGAAAATATTTGCGCATCAATACCAACTGGGTGTTAGCTCTGGCCTGAAAAAGCTGCTCGATGATCTTGTGCTTCTCGTGGGTGGGTGCCACATCCGACTCATCTTCACTAGAGCTGGACGGCTGTTGGGGCTCGGGTTCCTTGGGCTTGACCACAACCTTCGGCAAGTCTATCCGACGGATGAGCAGCGGTTCCGGATCAGGCTCGGCCTCTGAATCTCCAATGGGATGCGTGGTTGGTGTTGGAGTCTTCTTTGGGGGCAACTGAAACTGCACAAGCTTCGGCGGAATGGGCAACTCCTTGTCAAGCTCTTCATTCTCCTTCTCGGCTGCTTCCAACTGAAGTTCATATAGCGCTTCCTCGGCTAAATCGGATATTACGGAGTCAATTCCATCGCTGGTGTTTGAGCAGGTGGATGACTCTCGTTTTAGCGAGGATGGATTGCCctctggctgctgctcctgcttattctccagcagcagctcctcctcgtgGCGCACGGTGCGGACATGGAGCATTTGGCGCTCGGCAGCCGCCCGCATGGGTCGAAAGAACTCCTCGGTAGAAGTCAGCGGACTTGGAGTGCGGCACCGCAGAAGCTTCGCCTTGCTCTCATCCGCCTGGACTTGCTTGGTGAAGTTACGATACTCTAGGGCGTCAAATGAGATCACTTGCTCCTCTATAAACGCGGGAATCTCAACCACCTGCGCTTCCTGCTCCGTCCATTCACAATCCATGTCCGCTTCCGCCTCCGCCTGCTTCTCCGGTTCCGCTCTCAGTTGCTGGATCAGGCTCTTGGTTGCCTCCGACTTGGTTTCGGAGCACATTAGTGACATCTGACTCAAAGCCTGCACGGGAACGTTATAGAAGTTATCTATGTGCTGTGCTGCCTGTGCCAGACTCTTCACCAATGGCCCATTGTTTAGCTTGAAATCCGGTTTGGTGGGAGGCACGCGGTGGGACTTGCTCCGCTGGAACTGCCTGGACAACTGCTGGCGAAACTTCTGTAGCTGATTATCTATGAATCGCTGTTCCACCTCAAGATTGTGCGCCTTGGTGGCCTCCAGGGAGTTGCTATGGTCATGGGCAATGGTGGCTAAGGGAAGTTTGTGTGGTATTTTCTGAAACTGTTTGAATTTTATACACATAATCTGGATAATATTCCCTAAaaagtatattatatttaccATTTTATGTCGCATGTCCATTATTACAGAGGGATTCAGCTGTTTAGGATCCTCTCCTTCAATCAGAAGTCGCTCCTGTCGCCTTCCAACGTAATCCGCCTCGATAAGGCGACGCACTGCATCCGTCTTCAGTCCCAAAGGATTCGCCTGCAGGTGGCGCTTCCGTATCCGGTCCCACCGAGTCTCCTTACTGGGCTTCTCACGCCGCTTAGGATGCGACATCTTTATTCAACAACTTTCTCAAATTGTGGTGATTAAATATCTATTTAGTGCTCCTCAATTTGAAAATGATATGTGAACTTGGGAAAATTTCGTAAACAAGTTAAACATATTGTCCTGACAACGAAAGTGCCGGCCGGGGTGACTTTTCCCTACCAACCATTTATACGCAGACCTACATTCTTGATGAAGTTCTAATTTCAAAATGTGCATTCCCAAATAACAAAGAACATTGCGATTGCATTCAAAGCACAGCTTGATCCAGTTTAATCGTTATAAAGTTTCTataaatgccataaatattaGATAAGTCGATAAGTAACAAAAATTTTGAGGACTTGCAAGCTTAGTTTAGCAGTATATTTCGTAGTAAATGATGTGACACTAGGCTTAACCGGCGGCAGGGTCCTTCTTGGTTTTCTCCTTTTTGCCCTTTTGCTTCTCGGCGGCGGCCAACTCCAGATCAATGGGAGCGGGCTTGACGAACGGAATCTCATCCTGGAACTTCGCCGGCATGTACTTCTTCAATGGCTCCGGCACCTTGATACCCGTCTCTGTCTGATGCGTCTCCAGGATGGCGCAGATGACGCGAGTGGCTGCGCACATCGTGGCGTTCAGCATGTGCACATAGTCGACGGCGGCGTTCATCTTCTTGGTCTGGCCGAAACGTACGAGCAGACGACGGGCCTGGTAGTCCAAGCAGTTGGAGCACGATACAAGTTCTCTGTAAGCGCCGCTGCCGCCGAACCAGGCCTCCAGATCCAGTTTCTTGGAGGCTGCATGGTTGAGCGCACCGGAAACGATGTTCACCACGCGATATGGAATGCCCAGTGACTGGCAGAACTGCTCCGCATTGCCGATCATCTCGTCCATCATCTCCCACGACTTGTTGTCGTGTGGGGAGGTCAGTACGAACTGCTCCACCTTCTCGAACTGGTGGACGCGGAAAATGCCGCGAGTGTCGCGTCCGTGCGAGCCCACTTCCTGCCGGAAGCAGGTGGACAGACCGGCATACTTGATGGGCAGCGAAGCCTCCGGCAGCCACTCATCGCGATGGTAGGCGGCGATGGGCTGCTCTGAGGTGGCGATCAGGTACTTCTCATCGATGCCTACCTCCTCGGCCTTCTCGCTGCCCTTACCCACCACCTTGTAGAGCTCCTCGTCGAATTGTGACAGCTGGGCCACCTCCTGCATTACCTCCTTCCGCATGAAGAAGGGCGTGTACAGGGGAACGTAGTCACGGGCGTACAGCAGGTGCAGGGCGTGCTGAATGAGAGCTTGCTCCAAGAAGACTGCGGCTCCGGTAAGGAAGTAACCACGTCCGCCGGACACCACGGCACCCTTCTCCGCGTTCATGCCGTCGATCATCACGATGAGGTCCACATGCGAATACTTGCCGCGCTTTTCGCAGTCGCCAAAGGTCCGCTCCACACGGTTCTCGTCCTCGTCGTTTGACACTGGGACGGACTCGTGCAGGTGGTTGCCCACCTCCCGCAGTGAGGTGTTCCTCGTTTGCTCGGCAAGCTCCAGGGACTTCTGGTTCTCCGTCATTGCGTCGTCGATGAGCACGCGCAGCTGCTTGATCTGGTTGACGGTCAGCGGCTGCAGTGTCTCGGCCACAATCTCGGTGAGGTCCTTGGTCACGTCTGCGGGCAGGTCCTCGCTCATTGCACCCACCGGCTCCTTCTTCTTCATCTTCTCGCCGATCACCTTGCTGCAGACGTTCTTCACCTTGTTCAGGTTGTCGGCACGGTGGCGGCACTGACGCCACTCAGTATCCTTGGCGATCACCGTCTCCACCAGCGCCACATCCTTGAAGCGCTTCTTTTGGTTTTCGCGCACGAGGTCCGGGTTGCCTCCCTTGTCGCTGCGAaacagatccagatccagcaCCATTTTAGCTACGCTTTAATTTAGTTTCAGTCGCGGATTAGCTTAAATTCTCTCGCGTTTCGTCGGCGTTTTCACAACGTGGCTAGGCTTTTCGTCAGCTGGGTAGTGTTGGAAATCGATGGGGGTAAGTGCATATTATGGCTGAGATTATGACAAATTGCATTCTTGTGACTCATCAAATTCTTAAGTGCTCCAAAAGTTAATCCAATATACCAATGTATCTAAATACACTATTACCTTCAAGAAATGGCCTTTATAAAGAGACATATAACCAACATAGCTGACTAAGGGATTATCGCCGAACAAGTACATTTTATTCGTCACCATTTGAAACTTACCTGTCACCCTTTCACAACACTAATTGCTTATACCAGCTGTTCAAAAACAGTCCAATTGGAGAACAGCAGATAATTCGCAACAGATTCCGACTTCAACGATGAGCTTTATTGACCAGGAAGTCACGGAGTTCCGAGCAAAATGTGAGAAACAGGTGCCGCACACAAAGATCATTATTTGCTCCAGCTCCCTGATCCGGGTTGACATATACCCGGAGCGGCCCAATCGCTCGATGACTGTGTGCCTTCGATTTCCAGAAAACTACCCGCAGAGCACCCAAATCCTGGTGGAGCTGAAGAGTCGTGTGTACTCCGATATTCTTCTGACAGAACTTACTCGGCTGATCGACGACTATGCCAGGGATTTCCTCGGAAAGCCACAGGCACTGCAAGTGCTGGCCTTCGCCCAACAGTATTTAACGGATAATCCGCTGTGCGTGTGCTTGGAGGAGATCAAGCAGCTGAGAGCGGACATCAAGACTGGAGGCACAGAGAGCCAATTGAAGCTGAAGCAGAAGAACAGGAGCGTGGAGCTGGTGGCCAAGGGAGGACGCTACACCTACAGAGTCACCGCTGTGGTCCCGGACAGCTATCCCATGCAGAGTGTGGAGCTGCGCGGCCAAGAGTCCAATCTTCCGGCCGTGCTCGTCCGTTACCTAAACGGCCAGTCGAAGGAGATAGCCCGGCAGTGCGTGGAGCCGCCGATCCGTATGAGCAAGGAGGCACTGGCCAATTTCCGACCTGTTAGGAGTCTGCAACGCTCGCTCAAGTTCTGCCTGGAGGCTACCCGGGACTTTCATACCGAACGTTGTCCCATTTGTGATAGTACCGTGCTACCGGAGTACCCGGAGGACATAGAAACGGATGACAGTGCGGACTTCTTTATCGAGCGCGTCTACTGTGGTCACCTCTTTCACCAGGGCTGCCTTAAGAAATACCTGTCAGAGCCTCCGTTTCCAAAGGGCGGCAAACTTTGTCCCGCCCAGCGTCGCCATCCTCGTTCCGATGCCCAGACCTACATGGGAAGGTCACAGGGAGGAGGCGCTACTGCATCCAAAACTCCGGACGACGCTGTGTGCGGCATCAAGCTGGCCCACGATCGCTGGGTGGTCAGTGTGAAGACCGCGGAGGCTCGCTGGGCCCAGAAACAGGCTCGCCAGCGAGAACTGGAGGAGGTGGTCGACTTCCTGCAATAACAGAGGATCAACTCAAGAACAGCTTACTGTGTTTGGTTATGTATTTTGTGATTTCTATTCGAATACGCTTATATTGCTAAagatgaaataaataaagtgaagATGAAGTGCGACTAGGTTGTTTTTGGGCAAGTGTATCGTCTTTCCTTTTAACGCGATTGAGCACACGGCGGTGTTACAgtctttttttaaatttttaaaaaaattactaAATTATTCTAATCAAATTATTCCATTCTTGTATGGTATAGGTTGTAAGAAGCTATATCAAATGCTCTTTCAAATTCTGCGAAAGTGTTTAAGGAAACTTGTTTGTTAGATGTACGCCTCTGTTTTAGTCGAAGAATTCCAGATTCAGGCGGAATAGAAACTATAACCAGGCGTGGTAGTTCGTCTTGTACGAAGAAATTAGCTGGAAGCTCTGTTCGGTGCAGGCTTATTCGGCTAAACTTCAGAAATCCGTGACTATTTCGTCGTCTTCATACCGCTTAATGGGATCTCCCTTGATCAGGGCCGAAATCAGGCTGTAGAGAGGAGGATCAAATAACTTAGTAATGATGAAAATGCAGTTTTCAA from Drosophila yakuba strain Tai18E2 chromosome 2L, Prin_Dyak_Tai18E2_2.1, whole genome shotgun sequence includes these protein-coding regions:
- the LOC6526664 gene encoding histidine protein methyltransferase 1 homolog, with product MFKFNFDVEVESSEDPEAVKTDLFSKQEDPEERESENTKDIKWYQSEKVKPLDNLISAMDFYELNAKEMEVGKAALKHLVAGFLLEDLKEQSQLVNLDLRKSEEKHSDLISGVYEGGAKIWECTEDLLLYLSEKYEDSFWKDKRVLDLGCGCGLLGVYAMKHGAQVDFQDYNKDVLEYITYPNIVLNLEDSLSEDEKLKFLDKSTTLYSGDWTNFAELSRNEEKYDLILTSETIYNIENQQKLLDTFAGRLKSEGVVLVAAKSHYFGVGGGLEQFSERIRLGNVFQSESVWQAEENLKRGILQLKFK
- the LOC6526665 gene encoding palmitoyltransferase ZDHHC23 isoform X1 encodes the protein MFLMSAGSSDFVSAAWRSEAEESKRVENGSLCCCEYVAEDSRQRSHILGCCCNCVDFDLVCTRLVTCRAIERRNIDGMLIAFQDRLRLPWRGGAKRISPAAVAPAFIVPLMLGLATLNSKTAIVLMLTLVGFTIWGMELAKRTATRTNFFLSWLVFSVFYMIIIFEFQVPLLELAPEENYALMFFSCAALYCLYSTKALSPLNLVSAQYGTTPKDELPGIAEASSGEEQAEAQTTLQMESVLSLDDDEVVDMDTAERSGLMHGQPNICEICRKVTPRRAYHCPVCGTCVKRRDHHSYWLNCCIGERNYVWYIVGLALSEIALLLGANLTLTSICHPFMVVRPLGYPVLLPDDCSEVFEGFDLGISFVVACYALLISVYIAFILSRQAYLWWKGSTLHEYKRASNAAGRNRIWSNWRAILK
- the LOC6526665 gene encoding palmitoyltransferase ZDHHC23 isoform X2, with the translated sequence MLIAFQDRLRLPWRGGAKRISPAAVAPAFIVPLMLGLATLNSKTAIVLMLTLVGFTIWGMELAKRTATRTNFFLSWLVFSVFYMIIIFEFQVPLLELAPEENYALMFFSCAALYCLYSTKALSPLNLVSAQYGTTPKDELPGIAEASSGEEQAEAQTTLQMESVLSLDDDEVVDMDTAERSGLMHGQPNICEICRKVTPRRAYHCPVCGTCVKRRDHHSYWLNCCIGERNYVWYIVGLALSEIALLLGANLTLTSICHPFMVVRPLGYPVLLPDDCSEVFEGFDLGISFVVACYALLISVYIAFILSRQAYLWWKGSTLHEYKRASNAAGRNRIWSNWRAILK
- the LOC6526666 gene encoding calponin homology domain-containing protein DDB_G0272472 isoform X2, giving the protein MSHPKRREKPSKETRWDRIRKRHLQANPLGLKTDAVRRLIEADYVGRRQERLLIEGEDPKQLNPSVIMDMRHKMFQKIPHKLPLATIAHDHSNSLEATKAHNLEVEQRFIDNQLQKFRQQLSRQFQRSKSHRVPPTKPDFKLNNGPLVKSLAQAAQHIDNFYNVPVQALSQMSLMCSETKSEATKSLIQQLRAEPEKQAEAEADMDCEWTEQEAQVVEIPAFIEEQVISFDALEYRNFTKQVQADESKAKLLRCRTPSPLTSTEEFFRPMRAAAERQMLHVRTVRHEEELLLENKQEQQPEGNPSSLKRESSTCSNTSDGIDSVISDLAEEALYELQLEAAEKENEELDKELPIPPKLVQFQLPPKKTPTPTTHPIGDSEAEPDPEPLLIRRIDLPKVVVKPKEPEPQQPSSSSEDESDVAPTHEKHKIIEQLFQARANTQLVLMRKYFLKWIHFTTMEKIEREQGQSCQARDTRVQKINAFLDKVRQEKRRQRTETVSETSKITQKSLEKREDTVKMAKQFKNKLKVQQDIIDLQRIKLERQERLIMQLKLTKLSDEAKEAREDLKQELKTVIRCGDPKAKAKAKCLQLIGNLRDADDEEMDRLQGKALLQPRFLQHMQERATERSMRHEQARQRRVQAEAEREAAKQALEEAKRQEDEEAKRLRMEVLKEKRRQEKMAKVLKERERQRFIENQRKAVEFSRKLLKRTGMEAFKRLLDRKRENLVKSEEFRCRLIAKNAFSSWHSYTIYRQREKIIKAETCWHNILKRRALYAWMVYVQNEKSKMLVAIDWHALRSMEHWFGRWHKYSTHCRMIEDTKTRQAISHHEWHLKWKVLDCWRRLPQILKIEKETEERRQRWRMKIWELLPDYKPREDSLW
- the LOC6526666 gene encoding calponin homology domain-containing protein DDB_G0272472 isoform X1 — its product is MSHPKRREKPSKETRWDRIRKRHLQANPLGLKTDAVRRLIEADYVGRRQERLLIEGEDPKQLNPSVIMDMRHKMVNIIYFLGNIIQIMCIKFKQFQKIPHKLPLATIAHDHSNSLEATKAHNLEVEQRFIDNQLQKFRQQLSRQFQRSKSHRVPPTKPDFKLNNGPLVKSLAQAAQHIDNFYNVPVQALSQMSLMCSETKSEATKSLIQQLRAEPEKQAEAEADMDCEWTEQEAQVVEIPAFIEEQVISFDALEYRNFTKQVQADESKAKLLRCRTPSPLTSTEEFFRPMRAAAERQMLHVRTVRHEEELLLENKQEQQPEGNPSSLKRESSTCSNTSDGIDSVISDLAEEALYELQLEAAEKENEELDKELPIPPKLVQFQLPPKKTPTPTTHPIGDSEAEPDPEPLLIRRIDLPKVVVKPKEPEPQQPSSSSEDESDVAPTHEKHKIIEQLFQARANTQLVLMRKYFLKWIHFTTMEKIEREQGQSCQARDTRVQKINAFLDKVRQEKRRQRTETVSETSKITQKSLEKREDTVKMAKQFKNKLKVQQDIIDLQRIKLERQERLIMQLKLTKLSDEAKEAREDLKQELKTVIRCGDPKAKAKAKCLQLIGNLRDADDEEMDRLQGKALLQPRFLQHMQERATERSMRHEQARQRRVQAEAEREAAKQALEEAKRQEDEEAKRLRMEVLKEKRRQEKMAKVLKERERQRFIENQRKAVEFSRKLLKRTGMEAFKRLLDRKRENLVKSEEFRCRLIAKNAFSSWHSYTIYRQREKIIKAETCWHNILKRRALYAWMVYVQNEKSKMLVAIDWHALRSMEHWFGRWHKYSTHCRMIEDTKTRQAISHHEWHLKWKVLDCWRRLPQILKIEKETEERRQRWRMKIWELLPDYKPREDSLW
- the LOC6526667 gene encoding serine--tRNA ligase, cytoplasmic; the protein is MVLDLDLFRSDKGGNPDLVRENQKKRFKDVALVETVIAKDTEWRQCRHRADNLNKVKNVCSKVIGEKMKKKEPVGAMSEDLPADVTKDLTEIVAETLQPLTVNQIKQLRVLIDDAMTENQKSLELAEQTRNTSLREVGNHLHESVPVSNDEDENRVERTFGDCEKRGKYSHVDLIVMIDGMNAEKGAVVSGGRGYFLTGAAVFLEQALIQHALHLLYARDYVPLYTPFFMRKEVMQEVAQLSQFDEELYKVVGKGSEKAEEVGIDEKYLIATSEQPIAAYHRDEWLPEASLPIKYAGLSTCFRQEVGSHGRDTRGIFRVHQFEKVEQFVLTSPHDNKSWEMMDEMIGNAEQFCQSLGIPYRVVNIVSGALNHAASKKLDLEAWFGGSGAYRELVSCSNCLDYQARRLLVRFGQTKKMNAAVDYVHMLNATMCAATRVICAILETHQTETGIKVPEPLKKYMPAKFQDEIPFVKPAPIDLELAAAEKQKGKKEKTKKDPAAG
- the LOC6526668 gene encoding uncharacterized protein LOC6526668; its protein translation is MSFIDQEVTEFRAKCEKQVPHTKIIICSSSLIRVDIYPERPNRSMTVCLRFPENYPQSTQILVELKSRVYSDILLTELTRLIDDYARDFLGKPQALQVLAFAQQYLTDNPLCVCLEEIKQLRADIKTGGTESQLKLKQKNRSVELVAKGGRYTYRVTAVVPDSYPMQSVELRGQESNLPAVLVRYLNGQSKEIARQCVEPPIRMSKEALANFRPVRSLQRSLKFCLEATRDFHTERCPICDSTVLPEYPEDIETDDSADFFIERVYCGHLFHQGCLKKYLSEPPFPKGGKLCPAQRRHPRSDAQTYMGRSQGGGATASKTPDDAVCGIKLAHDRWVVSVKTAEARWAQKQARQRELEEVVDFLQ